In Sutterella faecalis, a genomic segment contains:
- a CDS encoding M3 family metallopeptidase, whose amino-acid sequence MTTAPQEADNPLLNITDLIDYAAVRPEHVMPAVKKLAGDLEKALARATAPETPATWDAVVAPLEEASLAFSRSWGAIGHLQSVVDTPALRDAFNEALPLATDLYLRISQDEALYKKYLEIERSCAFEALSPVRQRIIRREIRDFELSGAALPKEKRERVKAIGQELSQLSQKFSENLLDATNAFELLLPDESRLAGVPAETIALYRASAKAAGKSGLRLTLQFPSYLPAMKYCADRGIREALYYAFSTRAAEFDDGKYDNTPIIKRILELRREEAELLGFKNFGELSLATKMAKDPAEVLAFLRDLAKRSRPRALEDAGEVDDFAKKTLGIDEVEPWDRPYAAEKLREARYSYSDAEVKRYFTQNAVFAGLFRMVETLFGIEIEEKHASVWHPDVKYFEVKRAGKQIAAFYADLYAREGKRSGAWMDGERTRRRLSDGTLVTPVAYLVTNFAAPVEGKEATMTHDEVTTLFHEFGHTLHHILTAQEEAQVSGINGVEWDAVELPSQFLENFAWEHDVVKAISRHADSGEPLPDELFSKMIAAKNFEAGAFCVRQVEFALFDMLLHAEFNPKTGSVPALLDAVRKEVAVVFPPKWNRFPQSFAHIFAGGYAAGYYSYKWAEVLSADCFSAFEEEGVLNPQTGRRFLAEILERGSSRDAIENFVAFRGRKPELDALLRLSGIVEAPAKA is encoded by the coding sequence ATGACGACTGCTCCTCAGGAAGCGGACAACCCGCTTCTCAACATTACCGATCTCATTGATTACGCCGCTGTACGCCCCGAACACGTCATGCCGGCCGTGAAAAAGCTTGCCGGGGATCTTGAAAAAGCGCTCGCCCGGGCGACCGCCCCCGAAACGCCCGCGACCTGGGACGCGGTTGTCGCGCCCCTTGAAGAAGCCTCGCTCGCCTTTTCCCGCTCCTGGGGCGCCATCGGCCACCTGCAGAGCGTCGTCGATACGCCGGCGCTGCGCGACGCCTTTAATGAGGCGCTTCCGCTCGCGACCGACCTCTACCTGCGCATCTCGCAGGACGAAGCGCTCTATAAAAAGTATCTTGAAATCGAGAGAAGCTGCGCCTTCGAAGCGCTCTCGCCCGTGCGGCAGCGCATCATCCGCCGCGAAATCCGCGATTTCGAGCTTTCGGGCGCCGCGCTCCCGAAGGAGAAGCGCGAACGGGTGAAGGCGATCGGCCAGGAGCTCTCTCAGCTCTCGCAGAAATTCAGCGAGAATCTCCTTGACGCAACGAACGCCTTCGAGCTTCTTCTCCCGGATGAAAGCCGCCTCGCGGGCGTGCCCGCCGAGACGATTGCGCTCTACCGCGCGAGCGCGAAGGCGGCGGGAAAGTCGGGCCTGAGGCTCACGCTCCAGTTCCCCTCCTACCTCCCCGCCATGAAGTACTGCGCCGACCGCGGCATTCGCGAGGCGCTCTACTACGCCTTCTCGACGCGCGCGGCGGAATTCGACGACGGGAAGTACGACAACACGCCGATCATCAAGCGCATTCTGGAGCTGCGCCGCGAAGAGGCGGAGCTTCTCGGATTCAAAAATTTCGGCGAATTGTCGCTTGCCACCAAGATGGCGAAGGACCCCGCGGAAGTGCTCGCGTTCCTGCGCGACCTCGCGAAGCGCTCGCGCCCGCGCGCGCTCGAGGATGCGGGCGAAGTCGACGACTTTGCAAAGAAGACCCTCGGGATCGACGAGGTCGAGCCCTGGGACCGTCCCTATGCGGCTGAAAAGCTCCGCGAAGCCCGCTACAGCTATTCGGACGCCGAGGTGAAGCGCTACTTCACGCAGAATGCCGTCTTCGCCGGACTCTTCCGCATGGTGGAGACGCTCTTCGGAATCGAAATCGAGGAAAAGCACGCTTCCGTCTGGCACCCGGACGTCAAGTACTTCGAAGTGAAGCGCGCGGGGAAGCAAATTGCCGCCTTCTACGCGGACCTCTACGCCCGCGAGGGGAAGCGCTCCGGCGCCTGGATGGACGGCGAGCGCACGCGGCGGCGTCTTTCAGACGGCACGCTCGTCACGCCCGTCGCCTACCTCGTCACCAACTTTGCCGCTCCGGTCGAAGGAAAGGAAGCGACGATGACGCACGACGAGGTGACGACGCTCTTTCATGAATTCGGCCACACGCTCCACCACATTCTCACGGCCCAGGAAGAGGCGCAGGTTTCCGGCATCAACGGCGTCGAATGGGATGCGGTTGAGCTCCCGAGCCAGTTCCTCGAGAACTTCGCCTGGGAGCACGATGTGGTGAAGGCGATTTCGCGTCATGCCGATTCGGGCGAGCCCCTTCCCGACGAGCTCTTCTCGAAGATGATCGCGGCGAAGAACTTTGAAGCCGGCGCCTTCTGCGTGCGTCAGGTCGAATTCGCGCTCTTCGACATGCTCCTTCACGCGGAATTCAACCCGAAGACGGGTTCGGTTCCGGCGCTTCTCGACGCCGTTCGCAAAGAGGTCGCCGTGGTGTTTCCGCCAAAGTGGAACCGCTTCCCGCAAAGCTTCGCGCACATTTTCGCGGGCGGCTACGCCGCGGGCTACTACAGCTACAAGTGGGCGGAAGTGCTCTCGGCCGACTGCTTCAGCGCTTTCGAAGAGGAAGGCGTTCTCAACCCTCAGACGGGCCGGCGGTTCCTCGCGGAAATTCTCGAGCGCGGCTCGAGCCGCGATGCCATCGAGAACTTCGTTGCCTTCCGCGGCAGAAAGCCTGAGCTCGATGCCCTCCTGAGGCTCTCGGGCATTGTCGAAGCGCCCGCGAAGGCTTAA
- the folD gene encoding bifunctional methylenetetrahydrofolate dehydrogenase/methenyltetrahydrofolate cyclohydrolase FolD — protein sequence MTAQIIDGKALAREIEARARKRSEELAQLPGGRRPGLAVVLVGEDPASCVYVRNKTRACERAGVSSREYRLPADTNQEALLKLIGELNADPTVDGILVQLPLPGQIRASAVIEAIDPGKDVDGFHMLSAGALLVGRRDEGFRPCTPAGVMKMLESVGVNPEGLEAVVVGRSNIVGKPQALMLLEDHATVTVAHSRTPNLAEITRRADILVAAAGRARMITGDMVKPGAVVIDVGMNRDEEGKLCGDVDEKSVSEVARALSPVPGGVGPMTIAMLISNTVLAAERHLGQGDTL from the coding sequence TTGACAGCACAGATTATTGACGGCAAGGCGCTTGCCCGCGAAATTGAAGCGCGCGCCAGAAAGAGAAGCGAGGAACTCGCTCAGCTCCCCGGAGGACGCCGCCCCGGACTTGCCGTCGTGCTCGTGGGCGAAGACCCGGCGAGCTGCGTCTACGTGCGCAACAAAACCCGCGCCTGCGAACGTGCGGGCGTCTCCTCGCGCGAATACCGTCTTCCTGCCGACACCAACCAGGAGGCGCTCCTCAAGCTCATCGGCGAGCTCAATGCCGACCCGACGGTCGACGGGATCCTCGTGCAGCTCCCGCTCCCCGGGCAGATCCGCGCGAGCGCCGTCATTGAGGCGATTGATCCAGGGAAGGACGTCGACGGCTTTCACATGCTCTCTGCGGGCGCGCTCTTGGTCGGCCGCCGCGACGAAGGCTTCCGCCCGTGCACGCCTGCGGGCGTCATGAAGATGCTCGAATCCGTGGGCGTCAACCCCGAGGGACTCGAAGCCGTCGTGGTCGGGCGCTCCAACATCGTCGGAAAGCCCCAGGCCCTCATGCTCCTTGAGGACCACGCCACCGTCACGGTCGCTCACAGCAGAACGCCCAACCTTGCCGAAATCACGCGCCGCGCCGACATTCTCGTCGCGGCCGCCGGCCGCGCCCGAATGATCACGGGCGACATGGTGAAGCCCGGCGCCGTCGTGATCGACGTCGGCATGAACCGCGATGAAGAAGGAAAGCTCTGCGGCGACGTCGACGAAAAGAGCGTCTCGGAAGTCGCACGCGCCCTTTCGCCCGTTCCGGGCGGGGTCGGCCCCATGACGATCGCCATGCTGATCTCCAACACGGTGCTCGCGGCCGAACGGCATCTCGGTCAAGGCGATACACTTTGA